Proteins encoded within one genomic window of Paenarthrobacter sp. JL.01a:
- a CDS encoding arginine repressor, whose translation MSTNPSVPGASPATKTARQARITAILTGESVRSQAELAALLADDGVQVTQATLSRDLVELGAVRVRGKDGALVYAVPGEGGDRNAKSGVTQEILDARLTRLCGELLVTAEASGNIAVLRTPPGAANFLALAIDHSVMPSVLGTIAGDDTVMLVSRDADGGAELAARFLQMAEEAGPGN comes from the coding sequence GTGTCCACCAACCCGTCCGTTCCGGGCGCCAGCCCGGCCACCAAGACCGCCCGACAGGCACGCATCACAGCGATCCTGACGGGTGAGTCCGTGCGTTCCCAGGCAGAGCTTGCAGCCCTGCTGGCTGACGACGGCGTCCAGGTCACCCAAGCCACGCTCTCCCGCGACCTTGTGGAACTTGGCGCGGTGCGGGTCCGTGGCAAGGATGGAGCATTGGTCTACGCGGTCCCGGGGGAGGGCGGGGACCGGAACGCCAAGAGCGGCGTTACCCAGGAAATTCTCGATGCCCGGCTCACACGGCTGTGCGGGGAACTGCTGGTTACGGCGGAGGCTTCGGGCAACATCGCTGTGCTCCGTACGCCTCCGGGAGCCGCCAACTTCCTGGCACTTGCGATCGACCACTCCGTGATGCCGTCGGTATTGGGTACGATCGCAGGCGACGACACTGTGATGTTGGTGTCCAGAGACGCTGACGGTGGGGCGGAACTGGCGGCCCGCTTTCTGCAGATGGCCGAGGAAGCCGGCCCCGGCAACTGA
- the tyrS gene encoding tyrosine--tRNA ligase: MSHVNNIESQHNDPAFANIWQELKWRGLVHVSTDETELEKLLAGDPITYYCGFDPTAPSLHLGNLVQLLLMRRLQLAGHKPLGLVGGSTGLIGDPRPTAERTLNTKETVTEWVGYLQGQVRRFLSFEGGNAARMVNNLDWTAPLSAIDFLREIGKHFRVGTMLRKDAVASRLNSDEGISYTEFSYQILQGMDYLQLFRDYGCALQTGGSDQWGNLTSGTELIRKVEGKSVHALGTPLITNSDGTKFGKSEGNAIWLDPEMCSPYTFYQFWLNTADADVVDRLKVFTFLSRAEIEALGESVAERPFAREGQKKLAYEVTSLVHGVEATEKVIAASAAVFGNGDLSVLDEPTLAAATAELPSAKIGSDSLGIIDLLVASGLSDSKSAARRTVGEGGAYVNNAKISDPDAVIDQDQLLHGRYLLLRRGKKNLATIEVSA, from the coding sequence GTGTCACACGTAAACAACATCGAGTCCCAGCACAACGATCCAGCCTTTGCCAACATCTGGCAGGAGCTCAAATGGCGCGGCCTGGTCCACGTTTCCACTGATGAAACTGAACTGGAAAAACTGCTCGCCGGGGACCCGATCACCTATTACTGTGGCTTCGATCCCACTGCGCCGTCGCTGCACCTGGGCAACCTCGTGCAATTGTTGCTGATGCGTCGCCTCCAGTTGGCCGGCCACAAGCCACTCGGCTTGGTGGGCGGCTCCACCGGCCTCATCGGCGACCCGCGTCCGACGGCGGAACGCACCTTGAACACCAAGGAAACCGTGACGGAGTGGGTGGGTTACCTGCAGGGCCAGGTGCGTCGTTTTCTCAGCTTTGAGGGCGGGAACGCAGCGCGCATGGTGAACAACCTTGACTGGACTGCTCCGCTGAGTGCCATTGACTTCCTCCGGGAGATCGGCAAGCACTTCCGCGTGGGCACCATGTTGCGCAAGGATGCCGTGGCGTCGCGCCTGAACTCGGACGAGGGCATCAGCTACACCGAGTTCAGCTACCAGATCCTGCAGGGGATGGACTACCTCCAGCTTTTCCGCGACTACGGTTGCGCCCTGCAGACCGGCGGTTCAGACCAATGGGGCAACCTCACCAGCGGAACCGAGCTCATCCGCAAGGTCGAGGGCAAGAGCGTTCATGCCCTGGGAACGCCGCTGATCACCAACTCCGACGGCACCAAGTTCGGCAAGTCCGAGGGCAACGCCATCTGGTTGGACCCCGAAATGTGCAGCCCGTACACGTTCTACCAGTTCTGGTTGAACACGGCCGATGCTGACGTGGTGGACCGGCTCAAGGTGTTCACGTTCCTTTCCCGTGCTGAGATCGAAGCTTTGGGGGAGTCCGTGGCTGAGCGCCCGTTTGCCCGTGAAGGCCAGAAGAAGCTTGCGTACGAAGTGACCTCGCTGGTCCACGGAGTCGAGGCAACCGAGAAGGTGATTGCTGCCTCCGCGGCTGTCTTCGGTAACGGTGACCTGTCCGTGCTCGATGAGCCGACACTCGCCGCGGCCACCGCAGAGCTTCCGTCGGCCAAGATTGGCAGCGATTCGTTGGGGATCATCGACCTCCTCGTCGCCTCCGGTCTTTCCGACAGCAAGTCCGCCGCACGCCGCACCGTCGGTGAGGGGGGCGCGTACGTCAACAACGCCAAGATTTCAGACCCCGACGCCGTCATTGACCAGGACCAACTGCTTCACGGCCGCTACTTGCTGCTTCGCAGGGGCAAGAAGAACCTGGCCACTATCGAGGTTTCCGCCTAG
- a CDS encoding HelD family protein, which yields MHDADLVHEQEYVAGLYARLDELRAEKRAQLAQVRKAGAVGTMQNVSERDAFAALYEDRLAQLDAVDDRLVFGRLDLDSGEAQYIGRIGLSTADLQRLMVDWRAPEAGHFYQATAFDRQGVRRRRHLILQGRDVKAIEDDVLDAGMLADNDSLQGEGALLAALNSKRTGRMSDIVGTIQSEQDRIIRSSISGALVVQGGPGTGKTAVALHRAAYLLYTHRERLKSAGVLLVGPSSSFMHYIERVLPSLGETGVVMASLGRLMPGIHAVPEENADVAALKGKLDMAKVVANAVANRQRTPAEDRILEVDSRKLTLTVRQVRRAREKARATGKPHNEARLTFVKILLRELTEQLTDLVEESNIGNNADRAYLAEDVRSARDVRIALNLCWMPMTPEKLISELFSKPAILEACTPHLTPEQRSLLQRPVDAPWTEADVPLLDEAAELLGELDPAAGRGLAQQEADRARDLANAKQTLVNMASMGVDVLVTAEELAEQNQERESRLTAAERATSDRSWAFGHIVVDEAQELSPMQWRLLVRRCPLKSFTIVGDIAQTSAAAGANSWQSALAPSFGDRWTLEELTVNYRTPSQIAEAAVRMANRAGLVVSAPKAVREGKWSPIIDRVDAGGIVQRLVEVLPEELEAIDGGLLAVIADGPLLPQATAALKEVYGHRIGAGAGSYEQDIVVISPKEAKGLEFDGVVVLEPAAMLNHEHGKVGDLYVAMTRATQRLRLIAAAPVPAGIER from the coding sequence ATGCACGACGCTGATTTGGTCCACGAGCAGGAATACGTTGCCGGGCTCTACGCCCGGCTCGATGAGCTGCGCGCCGAAAAGCGCGCCCAGCTGGCGCAGGTGCGCAAGGCCGGCGCGGTAGGAACCATGCAGAACGTCTCAGAGCGGGATGCGTTCGCGGCTCTGTACGAGGACCGGCTGGCCCAGCTCGACGCCGTCGACGACCGCTTGGTCTTTGGCCGCTTGGACCTTGATTCGGGTGAGGCGCAATACATCGGCCGCATTGGGCTGTCCACGGCCGATCTCCAGCGCCTCATGGTGGACTGGCGCGCTCCCGAAGCGGGCCATTTCTACCAGGCGACCGCCTTTGACCGGCAGGGCGTGCGTCGTCGTCGCCATCTGATCCTTCAAGGTCGTGACGTCAAGGCCATCGAGGACGACGTCCTGGATGCAGGAATGCTCGCGGACAACGACTCCTTGCAGGGTGAGGGCGCCCTGCTGGCGGCATTGAACTCCAAGCGCACCGGCCGCATGTCGGACATTGTCGGCACCATCCAGTCCGAACAGGACCGGATCATCCGCTCGTCCATCTCCGGGGCCCTCGTTGTCCAGGGTGGTCCGGGCACCGGCAAGACCGCTGTTGCCCTGCACCGTGCCGCCTACCTGCTGTATACCCACCGCGAACGGCTCAAGAGCGCGGGTGTGCTGCTGGTAGGCCCGTCGTCGTCCTTCATGCACTACATCGAACGTGTGCTGCCGTCCCTGGGCGAGACAGGTGTGGTCATGGCCAGCCTGGGCCGCCTTATGCCAGGTATCCACGCCGTGCCAGAAGAAAACGCCGACGTCGCGGCGCTCAAGGGCAAACTGGACATGGCAAAGGTCGTGGCCAACGCTGTAGCCAACCGGCAGCGTACGCCGGCCGAAGACCGCATCCTGGAAGTCGACTCGCGGAAGCTGACGCTCACTGTGCGCCAGGTCCGCCGGGCCCGTGAAAAGGCCCGCGCCACGGGCAAGCCGCACAACGAGGCACGGCTTACCTTCGTGAAGATCCTGCTTCGCGAACTCACGGAACAACTCACGGACCTGGTTGAGGAATCGAACATCGGCAACAATGCCGACCGCGCCTACCTCGCCGAGGACGTCCGCTCTGCCCGGGATGTCCGCATCGCGCTGAACCTGTGCTGGATGCCGATGACGCCGGAGAAGCTCATCTCGGAGCTCTTCAGCAAGCCCGCCATCCTTGAAGCCTGCACGCCGCACCTGACTCCGGAACAGCGATCGTTGCTCCAGCGGCCTGTTGACGCGCCCTGGACCGAGGCGGACGTTCCGCTTCTGGACGAGGCTGCCGAACTCCTCGGTGAGCTGGATCCGGCAGCCGGCAGGGGACTGGCCCAGCAGGAAGCTGACCGGGCGCGCGACCTCGCCAACGCCAAGCAGACGCTGGTCAACATGGCTTCCATGGGCGTCGATGTCCTGGTCACGGCCGAAGAACTCGCAGAGCAGAACCAGGAACGCGAAAGTCGCCTCACGGCCGCCGAGCGCGCTACGAGCGACCGGTCGTGGGCGTTCGGACACATCGTGGTTGACGAGGCCCAGGAACTTTCGCCCATGCAATGGCGGCTCTTGGTGCGCCGCTGCCCGCTGAAGTCCTTCACCATCGTCGGCGACATCGCGCAAACGAGTGCAGCAGCTGGTGCCAATTCGTGGCAGAGTGCGCTGGCGCCGTCGTTCGGTGACCGCTGGACGCTGGAGGAGCTGACGGTCAACTACCGCACGCCCAGCCAGATTGCTGAGGCCGCAGTCCGCATGGCCAACCGGGCAGGGCTCGTGGTCTCGGCACCTAAGGCCGTGCGTGAAGGCAAATGGTCGCCCATCATCGACCGCGTGGACGCTGGGGGCATAGTGCAGCGCCTGGTTGAAGTCCTGCCGGAGGAACTGGAAGCGATCGACGGCGGCCTGCTGGCCGTCATTGCCGACGGTCCCTTGCTGCCCCAGGCAACCGCTGCGCTCAAGGAGGTCTACGGACACCGTATCGGCGCCGGTGCAGGCAGCTACGAGCAGGACATCGTGGTGATCAGTCCCAAGGAAGCGAAGGGGCTGGAATTCGACGGCGTTGTGGTCCTGGAACCGGCTGCCATGCTCAACCACGAGCACGGCAAGGTAGGGGACCTGTACGTTGCCATGACGCGTGCCACGCAGCGGCTGCGCCTGATTGCGGCGGCACCCGTGCCCGCCGGCATTGAGCGCTAG
- a CDS encoding DNA-3-methyladenine glycosylase — protein MGWSSEEGISDPAAVRTFLEGDPRVVAPLILGAVLTHHSDAGPVSVRLTEVEAYMGPRDSEHPDPGSHTFGGPTARNAPMFGPAGFLYVYFTYGMHYCANIVCGPDGKASALLLRAGEIVDGEGLATLRRPASKAPKDLASGPARLASALGLTTADTGRDALAEPFGLWLPGSPAPAVVSGPRVGVAGPGGSTEYPWRFWIEDDPTVSRYKAARPRKSSVAP, from the coding sequence ATGGGTTGGTCATCGGAGGAAGGGATCAGCGATCCCGCGGCAGTGCGCACGTTTCTTGAGGGAGACCCACGCGTCGTTGCACCGCTCATCCTCGGGGCCGTCCTGACGCACCACTCGGACGCCGGCCCGGTTTCGGTGCGGCTGACGGAGGTGGAAGCCTACATGGGCCCGCGGGACTCCGAGCACCCGGACCCCGGCTCACACACTTTCGGAGGCCCGACGGCGAGGAACGCGCCGATGTTCGGGCCGGCAGGGTTCCTCTATGTCTACTTCACCTACGGCATGCACTACTGCGCGAACATTGTGTGCGGCCCGGACGGCAAAGCGTCCGCCCTGCTTCTGAGGGCCGGTGAGATTGTCGACGGCGAAGGCCTCGCCACGTTACGGCGGCCGGCCTCCAAAGCACCCAAGGATCTGGCCAGCGGCCCGGCACGGCTCGCTTCCGCGCTCGGGTTGACGACGGCGGACACAGGCCGTGACGCGCTCGCCGAACCGTTCGGCCTCTGGTTGCCAGGGTCCCCGGCACCTGCCGTCGTCAGTGGCCCCCGCGTAGGAGTGGCCGGGCCCGGAGGAAGCACCGAATATCCGTGGCGTTTCTGGATCGAGGACGACCCCACGGTGTCCAGGTACAAGGCGGCCCGGCCCCGGAAAAGCTCCGTTGCCCCCTAA
- a CDS encoding maleylpyruvate isomerase family mycothiol-dependent enzyme produces the protein MTVITAETLPAELHKAAGNLTRLLAKMDEASVTEPSELPGWTRGHVLAHLTGIANAMARQLEYARRGEKIELYDGGMEGRTKAINLAAGHSLGEHTASVTTAVDSALAAFDAVGPDGWQARISYRDGTVLDGGLALWRELTIHASDLGLGFGPETWSRSFCEHLFDFLSARVPGEYKFVLQPAGLPPRTLGSGGTSIAITGMITDIAAWLAGREPSLGSLRATAAADGVDLPELLPWPAGVPAEPTTR, from the coding sequence ATGACCGTGATCACAGCTGAAACGCTGCCCGCAGAGCTTCACAAAGCCGCCGGCAACCTCACCCGCCTCCTGGCCAAGATGGACGAAGCATCCGTCACTGAACCGTCGGAACTTCCCGGCTGGACGCGGGGGCACGTGCTGGCGCACCTGACCGGTATTGCCAACGCCATGGCGCGGCAGCTGGAGTACGCGCGGCGCGGCGAAAAGATCGAACTGTACGACGGCGGCATGGAAGGCCGCACGAAGGCGATCAACCTCGCCGCGGGACACAGCTTGGGCGAGCACACGGCGTCCGTCACCACGGCGGTTGATTCGGCGCTTGCAGCGTTCGACGCTGTGGGTCCGGACGGCTGGCAGGCGCGCATCAGCTACCGTGACGGAACAGTGCTCGACGGCGGCCTGGCGCTGTGGCGCGAACTGACCATCCATGCGTCGGATCTTGGATTGGGTTTCGGTCCGGAGACGTGGAGCCGGTCATTCTGCGAGCACCTGTTCGATTTCCTCTCGGCAAGGGTCCCGGGGGAGTACAAGTTCGTGCTCCAACCAGCCGGCCTGCCGCCACGGACACTTGGCAGCGGAGGAACGTCCATTGCGATCACAGGCATGATCACGGATATCGCCGCATGGCTGGCGGGCAGGGAACCGAGCCTGGGTTCACTCCGCGCCACTGCAGCGGCCGACGGCGTGGACCTCCCCGAGCTCCTTCCCTGGCCCGCCGGAGTCCCCGCAGAGCCAACCACCCGGTAA
- a CDS encoding AlkA N-terminal domain-containing protein has translation MDFWQRYKAIDARDTRFDGQFFTAVSSTGIYCRPSCPARTPKAANVTFYETSAAAHEAGYRACKRCLPEAVPGTPAWNLRSDVAGRAMRLINDGVITREGVDGLARRLGYSARQLNRILGHELGAGPLSLARASRAQTARTLLVSTDMPLADVAFASGFNSIRQFNDTIGEVFAMTPTAVRGTAARVTAARGTAARGTAVRAAGAPSASGAAPATLTLNLPYRKPFDPGIFDFLAVRAVPGIEAAEDGTAGTAPGTRSYGRTLRLPRGTASFTVTYSPSLPGKPLRLTASAVDLHDLPALLSRVRRLFDLDADPEAIDDALALDPRLANTVRATAGIRVPGAVDPQELLIRAMIGQQITVAAARTALTQLSVAGSRAEGTVSGPDRLFPTAAEIAEHGRALLRGPQRRIDSIIAVAEAMAAGTLDFGYGDDLESLGRKLLPLPGVGPWTVGYVAMRVLGAPDVFLANDAAARNGLKALPAGFGLSTDFRDVSPWRSYATMHLWRAAAKR, from the coding sequence ATGGACTTCTGGCAGCGCTACAAGGCGATCGACGCCCGCGACACCCGCTTCGATGGCCAATTCTTCACGGCGGTCAGTTCCACGGGCATCTACTGCCGGCCATCGTGCCCGGCCCGCACGCCAAAAGCCGCGAACGTCACCTTCTACGAAACCTCGGCCGCCGCCCACGAGGCAGGGTACCGCGCGTGCAAGCGTTGCCTGCCCGAAGCCGTACCGGGGACCCCTGCCTGGAACCTGCGCTCGGACGTCGCCGGGCGCGCCATGCGGTTGATCAACGACGGCGTCATCACCCGCGAAGGGGTCGACGGCCTGGCACGTCGGTTGGGCTACTCGGCACGGCAGCTCAACCGCATCCTCGGGCACGAGCTGGGCGCCGGCCCGCTTTCCCTGGCGCGGGCCAGCAGGGCCCAGACAGCCAGGACACTGCTGGTCTCCACCGACATGCCACTTGCGGACGTGGCCTTCGCATCGGGGTTCAACAGCATCCGGCAATTCAACGACACCATCGGCGAGGTCTTCGCCATGACCCCGACGGCGGTTCGGGGCACGGCGGCTCGGGTCACGGCGGCTCGGGGCACGGCGGCTCGGGGCACGGCCGTCCGGGCCGCGGGGGCACCGTCCGCCTCGGGGGCGGCACCCGCCACGCTGACACTTAACCTGCCGTATCGGAAACCGTTCGACCCAGGGATCTTCGACTTCCTGGCCGTGCGTGCGGTTCCGGGCATCGAAGCGGCTGAAGATGGAACCGCCGGAACTGCCCCCGGCACACGGAGCTACGGCCGCACCCTGCGGCTCCCGCGTGGTACGGCGTCGTTCACCGTCACCTACAGCCCTTCATTGCCCGGCAAACCATTGCGTTTGACCGCCTCAGCTGTGGACCTGCATGACCTTCCTGCCCTGTTGAGCCGGGTGCGGAGGCTCTTCGACCTGGATGCGGATCCGGAGGCCATCGATGATGCCCTGGCCCTGGACCCCCGGCTCGCGAATACGGTGAGGGCCACCGCCGGGATCAGGGTTCCCGGAGCAGTCGATCCGCAAGAGCTGCTGATCCGGGCGATGATCGGGCAACAGATCACGGTCGCTGCGGCCCGGACTGCCCTGACGCAGTTGTCAGTAGCGGGCTCACGCGCAGAAGGCACCGTGTCCGGTCCGGACCGGCTGTTTCCGACGGCGGCAGAAATCGCCGAACATGGTCGCGCCCTGCTGCGGGGACCGCAGCGCCGCATCGACTCCATCATTGCCGTGGCCGAGGCGATGGCCGCAGGCACTCTTGATTTCGGTTACGGCGACGACCTCGAAAGCCTGGGACGCAAACTTCTTCCGCTGCCCGGAGTGGGTCCATGGACAGTAGGCTACGTTGCCATGCGGGTACTGGGCGCGCCCGATGTCTTCCTCGCCAACGACGCCGCTGCACGTAACGGCCTCAAGGCGCTGCCTGCCGGCTTCGGGCTCAGCACCGATTTCCGGGACGTGAGTCCCTGGCGCTCGTACGCCACGATGCACTTGTGGCGGGCTGCCGCGAAGCGCTGA
- a CDS encoding argininosuccinate synthase: protein MTERIVLAYSGGLDTSVAIGWIGEATGAEVIAVAVDVGQGGESLETIRQRALGCGAVEAYVADARDEFANEYAMPTLKANALYQGHYPLVSAISRPVIVKHLVKAAREFGATTVAHGCTGKGNDQVRFEVGIQTLGPDLKCIAPVRDLALTRDKAIAFAEEKGLPIETTKKNPYSIDQNVWGRAVETGYLEDIWNAPTKDIYDYTATPEFPPAPDEVIISFQAGVPVAIDGVKVTPLQAIQELNRRAGDQGVGRIDVVEDRLVGIKSREIYEAPGAMALITAHKHLEDITIEREQARFKATVGQRWAELVYDGQWFSPLKRSLDAFIEDTQKYVSGDIRMVLHGGQAIVNGRRSDTSLYDFDLATYDTGDTFDQSMARGFIELWGMSSKVASGRDLRVAGQ from the coding sequence GTGACTGAGCGCATTGTTCTGGCCTACTCCGGTGGCCTTGATACGTCCGTAGCCATCGGCTGGATCGGTGAAGCCACCGGCGCCGAGGTCATCGCCGTGGCGGTCGACGTCGGACAGGGCGGCGAGTCCCTGGAGACCATCCGCCAGCGCGCCCTCGGTTGCGGCGCCGTCGAGGCTTACGTCGCCGATGCCCGTGACGAGTTTGCCAACGAATACGCGATGCCCACCTTGAAGGCCAACGCCCTCTACCAGGGCCACTACCCGCTGGTCTCGGCCATCTCCCGCCCGGTCATCGTCAAGCACCTTGTCAAGGCCGCCCGCGAATTCGGCGCCACGACAGTTGCCCACGGCTGTACGGGCAAGGGCAACGACCAGGTCCGCTTTGAAGTCGGCATCCAGACCCTCGGCCCGGACCTGAAGTGCATCGCACCTGTCCGCGACCTCGCCCTGACCCGCGACAAGGCCATCGCCTTCGCCGAGGAAAAGGGACTGCCGATCGAGACCACCAAGAAGAACCCGTACTCGATCGACCAGAACGTCTGGGGACGCGCCGTCGAGACCGGCTACCTCGAGGACATCTGGAACGCGCCCACCAAGGACATCTACGACTATACCGCCACCCCGGAATTCCCGCCGGCGCCGGATGAGGTCATCATTTCCTTCCAGGCCGGCGTGCCGGTAGCGATCGACGGCGTCAAGGTCACCCCGCTGCAGGCCATCCAGGAACTGAACCGTCGCGCAGGTGACCAGGGTGTTGGCCGGATCGACGTCGTCGAAGACCGCCTGGTGGGCATCAAGTCCCGCGAAATCTACGAAGCTCCGGGCGCCATGGCGCTGATCACCGCGCACAAGCACCTCGAGGACATCACGATCGAGCGTGAGCAGGCCCGTTTCAAGGCCACCGTTGGCCAGCGCTGGGCCGAACTCGTGTACGACGGACAGTGGTTCTCCCCGCTCAAGCGTTCCCTGGACGCCTTCATTGAGGACACCCAGAAGTACGTTTCCGGTGACATCCGCATGGTCCTCCACGGTGGCCAGGCCATCGTCAACGGCCGCCGTTCCGACACCTCGCTGTACGACTTCGACCTCGCCACCTACGACACCGGCGACACCTTCGACCAGTCCATGGCCCGCGGCTTCATCGAGCTGTGGGGCATGTCCTCCAAGGTTGCCTCGGGCCGCGACCTGCGGGTTGCAGGACAGTAA
- the argF gene encoding ornithine carbamoyltransferase produces the protein MSISTRHFLKDTDLSPAEQAEVLELAARMKAAPYSVQPFAGEGNGRKTVAVIFDKTSTRTRVSFATGIADMGGNALIINPGEAQIGHKESVEDTAKVLERMVSTIVWRTGAHSGLVAMAENSKVPVINALCDDYHPCQLLADLLTVKEHKGELAGLTMAYLGDAANNMANSYLLAGVTAGMHVRISGPEGYLPAADIVAAAEERAAETGGSVLITSDAAEALKGADVVATDTWVSMGQEAEKEARLQLFREYSVDEAAMAQAAPDAVVLHCLPAYRGYEISAGVIDGPQSIVWDEAENRLHAQKALMAWLMHRSGLAFVEGLAPVEGTGESTF, from the coding sequence GTGAGCATTTCCACCCGTCACTTCCTCAAGGACACTGACCTCAGCCCGGCCGAACAAGCCGAAGTGCTTGAGTTGGCCGCTCGGATGAAGGCAGCGCCGTACAGCGTGCAACCTTTCGCGGGCGAAGGCAACGGCCGCAAGACGGTCGCCGTGATCTTCGACAAGACCTCCACCCGCACGCGTGTCTCTTTCGCGACCGGTATTGCCGACATGGGCGGCAACGCCCTCATCATCAACCCAGGTGAAGCCCAGATCGGCCACAAGGAGTCCGTAGAGGACACCGCGAAGGTCCTGGAGCGCATGGTGTCCACCATCGTGTGGCGCACCGGCGCCCACTCGGGTCTGGTGGCAATGGCGGAGAACTCCAAGGTCCCCGTCATCAACGCGCTGTGCGACGACTACCACCCGTGCCAACTCCTGGCCGACCTCCTGACCGTCAAGGAACACAAGGGGGAGTTGGCCGGACTGACCATGGCCTACCTGGGCGATGCCGCCAACAACATGGCGAACTCATACCTGCTGGCCGGCGTCACGGCGGGAATGCACGTCCGGATTTCCGGTCCGGAGGGCTACCTTCCGGCCGCTGACATCGTGGCCGCAGCGGAAGAACGGGCTGCCGAAACCGGTGGGTCCGTGCTGATCACGAGCGACGCTGCCGAGGCCCTCAAGGGTGCCGACGTCGTGGCCACCGACACGTGGGTGTCCATGGGCCAGGAGGCGGAGAAAGAAGCCCGCCTTCAGTTGTTCCGCGAATACTCCGTGGACGAGGCAGCCATGGCACAGGCTGCGCCGGACGCCGTCGTGCTCCACTGCCTCCCGGCCTACCGCGGCTACGAGATTTCGGCGGGTGTCATCGACGGTCCGCAGTCCATCGTTTGGGACGAGGCCGAGAACCGCCTCCACGCCCAGAAGGCGCTCATGGCCTGGCTGATGCACCGTTCCGGTCTTGCGTTCGTCGAGGGCCTCGCCCCCGTCGAAGGAACCGGCGAGAGCACGTTCTAG
- the argH gene encoding argininosuccinate lyase, giving the protein MTSATNEGALWGGRFAGGPADALAALSKSTHFDWRLARYDIAGSKAHARVLHKAGLLDDAELEGMLAALTQLDEDVASGAYLPAESDEDVHGSLERGLIERAGTQLGGKLRAGRSRNDQVATLGRMFLRDHARIIAQGVLATVDALVEQAKAHHGVAMPGRTHLQHAQPVLLSHHLLAHAWALLRDVQRLQDWDKRAGVSPYGSGALAGSSLGLDPEAVAADLGFYSAVHNSIDGTASRDVFAEFAWVCSMIGVDLSRISEEVIFWATKEFSFVTLHDSYSTGSSIMPQKKNPDVAELARGKAGRLIGNLTGLLATLKGLPLAYNRDLQEDKEPVFDAADTLELLLPAVSGMIATLTFNTERMESLAPQGFALATDIAEWLVRQGVPFREAHELSGAAVKQAESRGVELWDLTDDEYAAISEHLTPEVRTVLSTEGSLNSRNSQGGTAPAAVERQLAALEAELDAARSYAS; this is encoded by the coding sequence ATGACGTCGGCAACAAATGAGGGTGCTCTGTGGGGTGGCCGGTTCGCCGGCGGCCCCGCGGATGCGCTGGCCGCGCTGAGCAAGTCCACGCACTTCGACTGGCGGCTGGCCCGTTACGACATCGCCGGTTCCAAGGCGCACGCGCGCGTGCTGCACAAGGCCGGACTGCTCGATGACGCCGAACTTGAAGGCATGCTGGCAGCGCTCACGCAGCTGGATGAGGATGTCGCCAGCGGCGCCTACCTTCCCGCCGAGAGCGACGAGGACGTCCATGGTTCCCTGGAACGTGGACTGATCGAGCGTGCCGGTACCCAGTTGGGCGGCAAACTCCGTGCAGGCCGTTCCCGCAACGACCAGGTGGCCACCCTTGGCCGCATGTTCCTGCGGGACCACGCGCGGATCATTGCCCAGGGTGTCCTCGCCACGGTTGACGCGTTGGTGGAGCAAGCCAAAGCGCATCATGGTGTGGCAATGCCCGGCCGCACGCACCTGCAGCACGCCCAGCCTGTGCTGCTGAGCCACCACTTGCTGGCGCACGCCTGGGCGCTGTTGCGCGATGTGCAGCGGCTCCAGGACTGGGACAAGCGTGCCGGTGTTTCGCCGTACGGCTCCGGTGCGTTGGCGGGATCCTCGCTGGGCCTCGACCCGGAGGCAGTCGCCGCGGACCTCGGCTTCTACTCGGCCGTCCACAACTCGATCGATGGCACTGCCTCCCGCGACGTCTTCGCCGAGTTCGCCTGGGTGTGCTCGATGATCGGCGTCGACCTTTCCCGGATCTCCGAGGAAGTCATCTTCTGGGCCACCAAGGAGTTCTCCTTCGTCACCCTGCATGACTCGTATTCCACCGGGTCCTCGATCATGCCGCAAAAGAAGAACCCGGACGTTGCAGAGTTGGCGCGCGGCAAGGCAGGACGCCTCATCGGCAACCTGACCGGGCTGCTCGCCACCCTCAAGGGCCTGCCGCTCGCGTACAACCGCGACCTGCAGGAAGACAAGGAACCCGTGTTCGATGCCGCGGACACCCTGGAGCTCCTGCTCCCCGCCGTGTCCGGCATGATCGCCACGCTGACATTCAACACCGAGCGTATGGAGTCCTTGGCACCCCAGGGCTTCGCGTTGGCCACCGACATTGCCGAATGGCTCGTCCGCCAGGGCGTCCCCTTCCGCGAGGCCCACGAGCTCTCCGGTGCTGCCGTCAAGCAGGCCGAGAGCCGCGGGGTGGAGCTGTGGGATCTGACTGACGACGAGTATGCAGCGATTTCGGAGCACCTGACCCCCGAAGTCCGCACTGTGCTCAGCACCGAAGGTTCGCTCAACAGCCGCAACTCGCAGGGCGGAACAGCACCGGCCGCCGTCGAACGCCAGCTTGCGGCACTTGAAGCGGAACTGGACGCGGCGCGCTCTTACGCATCGTAG